ACTTCCTCGCCGAGCAGCTCGTGCGAGGTCAGGCCGCTGACGATCTCCTCCCCATAGGCCAGCTCCGCCACCTCCCGGCAGCCATGCACCAGCACGATCTTCTCGAAGCGCTCATAGGTCTCGGGATCGCGGATAAGGGCCAGGAAGGGCGCAAGGCCGGTGCCGGTGCCCAACAGATAGAGCGTGCGGCCGGGCTTGAGATTGTCCAGCACCAGCGTGCCGGTGGCTTTCCGCCCGATGATGATGGGATCGCCCTCCATTACATGCTGGAGGCGGGAGGTCAGGGGGCCGTCGGGGACCTTGATGGAGAAGAATTCCAGCGTGTCCTCGTAATTGGGGCTGACCACCGAATAGGCGCGCAGCAGCGGCCGGCCATCGACCTTCAGGCCGATCATGGTGAACTCGCCATTGCGGAAGCGGAAGCTGGGGTCCCGCGTGGTGGTGAAGCTGAACAGGCGGTCGGTCCAGTGGCGCACGCTCAGGACGCGCTCTTCCATCAGGTTGCTCATGGGGCTTCCGGGCAGGTTCGGGGCCGTGGCGGCGGGGGTGAAAATTTGTTTGTGTACTAATGAAAATGGATGCGCGCGGCCTTGTCAATTGCCTTGCCGGCCAAAGGCGGGGGCTGACCCTGGGTTTTTTGCGATGCGGGTCTCACTGGGCCGCCTTCATGGCCCGCACTTCCCCCACCCGTGCCTCCAGGCCTTCCCAGGCGGGCGCCTCGGGGGCGAAGGTGGCGCGGATATAGCGGGCGAGCGCCGCCACCTGGGTGTCGTCCAGCGCGTCGCGGAAGGCGGGCATGTCGCCCAGATCCCGGGCGGCGGGGGAGGGGATGCCGTCGAGGATCACCCGGATGAGATTGTCCGGCCGGGCGGCATGCACATTGGTGTTGAGCGCGAGTGCCGGGCGTACGCCGAACAAGGTCGGCCCTTCCTGCGCATGGCAGGCGGCGCAGGCGCCCTCATAGAGCTTGCCGCCCAGCGTATCGAGGGGGCGAAGACGGGCCTGCGCCTGCGCTTCCAGCTCCGCCGCCCGCGCCGCCGGCTCGGCCACCGGCGGACTGGAGAATGAGGAAAGATAGGTGGCCATGGCGCGGATATCGGCGTCGGGAAGACCAGCCAGTTCCTGCACCACCGGCGCCATGGGGCCGGCCGCCGTGCCGTGGAAGCGGGAAAAGCCCGTGCGCAGATAGGAGAAGAGCTCGTCCTCGGTCCAGGGAATGGGCGCGGCGGACAGGCTTGTGAGAGCGGGGGCCTCCCACCCATCCGCCCAGCCGCCGGACAGGTGCGCGGGGCCCGTCTTCTCGGCGCCGAGCGCATTGCGCGGCGTGTGGCAGGCGCCGCAATGGCCGAGGCCCTCCACCAGATAGCGCCCGCGATTCCATTGCGGTGGTTGGGCAGGATCGGCCTCCAACTGGCCGGGCTTCAGGAACAGCGCGTTCCATCCGGCCATGAGGGGGCGGATGTTGAGCGGCGCGGCCATGCGCGCTTCGGGCGTGGCCGCACTCACCGCCGGCTGCGACATGAAATAGGCGTAGAGGGCCTGGAGGTCCGTGTCCGAGGTCTTGGTGAAGGAGGGGTAGGGGAAGGCGGGGTAGAGATGCCGCCCATCCCGCGAGATCCCCTCCCGCATGGCGCGCTCGAAGGCGGCATAGGACCAGCGGCCGAGGCCCGTCTCCGGGTCAGGCGTGAGATTGGTGGAATAGACGGTGCCGAATGGCGTCTCCAGCGCCCGCCCGCCGGCATTCGCCACCCCGCCCGGCACGGTGTGGCACACGGCGCAGGCGCCCACCGCCGCAAGCTGCCGGCCGCGCGCGATCATGTCGGCGGAAAAGGAGGCCGGATCGGGCGGCGCGATGGGGGGAACCGCGCCGCGCAGGGGCATGGCGATGGCGGCCATGCCGAGCGCGCCCGCGAGCGTCGCGCCGGCCAGCGTGAACCAGTTGCGCTTGGTCTTTTCCGGCCGGGTGGCCTTGGGGCGCGCCTCGCCCGCAAGCGCGGCGCGCACCTTATCGGGCGTGAAGGGCGGCTCGCGCAGGCGCACGCCCGTGGCGTCGAAAATGGCGTTGGCGATGGCGGCGGCTGAAGGCACCGAGGCGGATTCGCCACTCCCCAAGGGCGGGTCGTCCGGCCGGGGCATCAGCACCACATTGATGACCGGCACCTCGGGGAAGGTGAGGATGGGATAGGCGCCCCATTCCCGGCTGGTCACCGCCGTCTCGCCGAAGCCCACCTCTTCCTTCAGCGCCCGGCTTGTGGACTGGATGACATTGCCGTGGATCTGGTGCTCGATGCCCGCCGGGTTGATCATCAGCCCGGAATCCTGGCCCACCGTCACCTTGCGCACGGCCACGTCGCCGGTGGTGGTGTTCACCTCCACATCAGCCACCCAGGCGGACCAGGCGGCGCCATAGCCGGGAAACTTGGAATGCACATAGAGCGCATAGGCAAAGCCCTGCCCGCGCACGATGTCACCTTCCACGCTCTCGCGCCGCGGCCCGGTGCGATGGACCCAGCCGGCGCGGTCCGCCACTTCCTTCACCAGGTCGACGGCGCGCGGGTCGTGCAGGTGGCGCAGGCGATAGTCCACCGGGTCGACGCCGGCCTCGGCGGCCAGTTCGTCGATATAGCTTTCATGGGCGAAGGAATTGGGGAGGGCCGACACACCCCGCAGCCAGGCCGCCCGAACGATGGGCGCCATGTCATGGGCCACCACGCGCATATGGTCGTAGTCATAGGGCGGGATGGCGGTGCGGTCGCCCATCTCGAAGACGGGATTTTTCGCGGGGACACGACCGGTGAGCAGGAGCGCCAAAGTGACAGCCGCGTTGGAGGGGTAGCGGGTGGAAAAGTCATAGGCGGCGGGTGTGCCGT
This genomic interval from Aquabacter sp. L1I39 contains the following:
- a CDS encoding ferredoxin--NADP reductase; translated protein: MSNLMEERVLSVRHWTDRLFSFTTTRDPSFRFRNGEFTMIGLKVDGRPLLRAYSVVSPNYEDTLEFFSIKVPDGPLTSRLQHVMEGDPIIIGRKATGTLVLDNLKPGRTLYLLGTGTGLAPFLALIRDPETYERFEKIVLVHGCREVAELAYGEEIVSGLTSHELLGEEVSAKLIYYPTVTREPFRNRGRITDLIESGKLFEDVGLPMLDKATDRVMLCGSPEMMVQLRHMMEARGFEEGSNGEAGDFVLEKAFAER
- a CDS encoding molybdopterin cofactor-binding domain-containing protein, whose protein sequence is MSEPLADPKALLARASTLAVLRPAQVVGGLVRTAAPAEGALDLFLFLDETGRILAFNGHVDLGTGIRTALAQMVAEELDVPLERVTMVLGHTGGTPNQGATIASDTIQVSATPLRRAAAQARHHLVALAAQALDVAPEDLTVTEGVVHPKAGGNAGLSYAALLSGRTERLMLADAVALKPVSEHRVIGQRVPRVDIPAKALGQFTYVHDVRVPGMLHGRVVRPPYAGIDAGDFIGTSLLKVDEASIAHIPGVVAVVTMGDFIGVVAEREEQAAQAARELVVQWKPTPPLPDLSDVAQALRANPSTPRLLLDRGDVDTARAAAAHPMDRTYAWPYQMHASIGPSCAVADVGADGATIWAGTQNPYPLRADIAVLLGLPETHIDIIRFEAAGCYGRNCADDVAADAALLSRAVGRPVRVQLTREQEHAWEPKGAAQLMEVSGGLNADGTPAAYDFSTRYPSNAAVTLALLLTGRVPAKNPVFEMGDRTAIPPYDYDHMRVVAHDMAPIVRAAWLRGVSALPNSFAHESYIDELAAEAGVDPVDYRLRHLHDPRAVDLVKEVADRAGWVHRTGPRRESVEGDIVRGQGFAYALYVHSKFPGYGAAWSAWVADVEVNTTTGDVAVRKVTVGQDSGLMINPAGIEHQIHGNVIQSTSRALKEEVGFGETAVTSREWGAYPILTFPEVPVINVVLMPRPDDPPLGSGESASVPSAAAIANAIFDATGVRLREPPFTPDKVRAALAGEARPKATRPEKTKRNWFTLAGATLAGALGMAAIAMPLRGAVPPIAPPDPASFSADMIARGRQLAAVGACAVCHTVPGGVANAGGRALETPFGTVYSTNLTPDPETGLGRWSYAAFERAMREGISRDGRHLYPAFPYPSFTKTSDTDLQALYAYFMSQPAVSAATPEARMAAPLNIRPLMAGWNALFLKPGQLEADPAQPPQWNRGRYLVEGLGHCGACHTPRNALGAEKTGPAHLSGGWADGWEAPALTSLSAAPIPWTEDELFSYLRTGFSRFHGTAAGPMAPVVQELAGLPDADIRAMATYLSSFSSPPVAEPAARAAELEAQAQARLRPLDTLGGKLYEGACAACHAQEGPTLFGVRPALALNTNVHAARPDNLIRVILDGIPSPAARDLGDMPAFRDALDDTQVAALARYIRATFAPEAPAWEGLEARVGEVRAMKAAQ